In the Bacillus sp. HSf4 genome, TGTGCATGGATTAATAATAGATTGGGTGAAAGGCGTTCGCCTTGCGCCTCTTTTTGCAATAAGCGGGTTTGCGCCTGATGCGCTTGAAGCAGTTCCGCATCTGCTTTCTTGGATCTTTTGATTTGCTGACTCGTACTCGCTTTTTTTCACACACTGCAATGCTTCCATTGCAGATGAACGCGCATTTCCAGCATGCAAGATGATTTCAAATGACACCTGTTCCAGATTCAATGGATGTGTCAAAAGCCTTCACTCCTTTATTCACTTTCGGTTTGTTAACAGGGCGGCTCTCTCTGCCGCTTTAATGAATGGCAGGTAGAGCAAGACAGCCAGCGCCAGATTGAAGATTTGCAAAAAAACTCCCCGGATTGATCCTCCGGTTACAAGATAACCGCTGACAATCGGCGGTGTCGTCCATGGAAGGATGGCTACCGTTTTCGGAACGAGCCCGGAGGCTAAAGCGATGTATGATGTAACCGTTAAAACTAATGGAATCAATATAAAAGGAATGAACATAATCGGATTTAATACGATGGGAAGGCCGAACAGGACAGGTTCATTAATGTTAAAAAAGCCTGGTGCGGCGGATACCTTTCCGATCGTTTTGTAGTGCTTCGATTTCACGCCGATAAAAATAGCAGCGAGCAAAGCCAATGTCGTCCCCGATCCTCCCATAAACACATAAGAATCAAAGAAGGGCTTGGTCACGATATAAGGCACTTCAAAAGCGCTCATTCCTTGCGAGAATAAATGCTGGTTTTCCTGAATGAGCGGAAGGTAGATGGATTCCATAATCGGTCCGAGGATATTTGTTCCGTGCAATCCGAAAAACCAAAGCAAGTGATTCAAGAAAGTAAAAACCAATGCTGATCCAACCGTGTTGGAAAGGCCTTGAAGCGGTTCCTGGATCGTGCTGAAGACCAGCTCGTGTAAGCTTTGTCCGGAAAAATAAACGATCAGAGTGTTCAATAATCCTGCTGCCGCCAAAATCACAGCAGCCGGCAATAAAGCATTCAAGGATTTTGTCACGCCATCAGGCACGCCGTCAGGCATTTTAATTTTAAGTTTCTCATTTTGAGAGAAGAGCCTGAATGCTTCTGTTGACAGCAAAGCCGTGATCAATCCGACGAAAAGGCCTTGAGCCCCCAGCCAAGTCATGGAAAAGCCAAAGTCTTCCGTCGTCGGTGTAAGGACGGCGAATGCCCCGACCCCGATTAATGCGGCAGAAAGACCATCAGTCCGATAAGATTCTGCTAGCTTGAAGCTGACAGCCGCAACGGCCAGCAAACTTAAAATGGCAAATGAACCATTCCACACAGCTCCGCCGGCTGCCGTCCATCCTTCGCCAAAAAGGCCGGTCATGAAATCCTGAAATGCCGGTATTGGGAATTGATTGACCAGAATGGCAAGAGAGCCGATGATGATTAAAGGCATAATGGCAATGAACCCATCACGTATGGCAATTAAGTGCCTTTGAGAGCCGATTCTACCAGCGATCGGCATGATTTTAGATTCGATGAACGTCATGATCTTATTTTGTTTCATCGTACTTTTGCCTCCTCAAAGAACTGCGGAAGATCATGTTTATGAGCCTCAAGCATTTCATTCATCACCGTCTGGGCTTTATGATCAGATGGAATCAGCGGATTCATGATCATTGCGGAGTACAACGTGTTTTCATCACCTGTGACCGCTGCTTTGATGACCAATTGCTCGAATTTTTTCATAGAAATCACCGCCCCGCTGATGGAATCCGGCAGTTTTCCGACTGTCAGCGGCATAGGTCCGCTTTTTGTGATGACACTGTTGACTTCAATCACCGCATCATGCGGAAGATCTGGTATGCTTCCTTTATTCAATGTATTGACGGTCTGAATATCCAGCGAATGTTGATAAAGCGAGGTCATTAATGAGCAGGCTGATTCACTGTAATAAGCTCCTCCGCGGCTTTCTAATTCTTTGGGCTTTTCATGGATGTCTGTGTTTTTGTATGTTTCAAATAGCTGTTTTTCTATTTCCATGACGGCATCTGCGCGTGTCCCGTTGTTTTGGTATGCTTCGATATCTTTTGCAAGCACATCTTCATACTGGTAATAGTACTGATGATACGGGTTCGGAAGCATGCGCAAAGAGCGTAAAAATTGGCGATTCCAAGGCAGCATCGCAATATTGGAAGGAGAATAGTCGAGGGTGTCATTCAATAAATGATCGATTGTCTCCTCTGTCCGGTCCACTCCGTCTATCCATACCCTTTGCCCGAAGACGAAATGGTTGAGCCCCGCGAATTCAATCATGACACGATCCGCATCCACGCGGAAAATTTCTGCGATGCTGTTTTTCATGTTATAAGGAATATTGCAAACCCCGATGACTTTTTGATGGGGGCCATGCTTCAATAATGCTTCAGTCACGATGCCGGCCGGATTTGTAAAATTGATCAGCCACGCTTCTGGACAAATCTCTTTTATATCGCGAGCGATATCCAGCATGGCGGGAATCGTCCGCAAAGCTTTAAAAATACCGCCGGCTCCATTTGTTTCTTGGCCGATCAGACCATGGCTGAGCGGAATTTTTTCATCCAGCGCTCTGGCCTTTAATCCTCCGACTCTTATTTGAACCGTGACAAAATCGGCATGCTTAAGCGCTTGCGCACGATCTGTTGTATAGCTCAATTCAATCGGAACATCCGCACGTTTGATCATTCGCTTCGCAAGTTCTGAAGTGATGCGTACTTTTTCTGCTCCTTCCTCAATGTCGACGAGAACAATCTCCTTCACTGGAAAATGATGATGCCGCTTGATGACACCTTCGATGATTTCTGGTGTGTAGCTTGATCCCCCGCCTATCACGACTAATTTCAACCCCATAGTCCCCCTCCTCCAATCTCTTTTTTTGAAAACGCTTAACACAATTGAAACTTAACATGTAGTAACAAATTTGTCCACACATATTTGTTATAACAAATTATTTTTTTGGCGAACGTTTTGTGTTATTCTATAGTTACTAATTTCACTCCAAAGGAGAAAATGAATGGCAAAACAACCACAACTCCACAGCCGAATTAAACAAGATATTGTAGATAAAATAGAGAGCGGCTATTACCCGCCTGGCAGTCTGCTTCCGACGGAGTCGGAATTTTGCAAAATCTATGATGTCAGTCGAACAACACTGCGGACCGCCTTGAATCATTTGCTTATGGAAGGGGCCATTTACCGCAAACAGGGGAAAGGGACATTTGTCGCCAAAGGAAAAGTGAAGCAGATCTTAAGCTCCAGCCATCTCCGTTATGCAGATCAATTAAAAGCGCAAGGCATGAAACCGAAAATCAAAGTTGTGGATTTGCAAAAAATAAAACCATCAAAAAAAATCCAAGACCGTCTTGGGATTGATGGTGAACAATTGGTCTATCAGGTGAAGCGGATTCGCTATGCGGATGAGGAAGAAATCCAGTTCGAAACGGCCTTTGTCAGAGCCGACCTCGTCCCCGAGATAACGGAAGAAATGGCCAATATTTCACTGTACCAGTGCATTAGCAGCCAAGGCAATACGATAAAAAGAACCGAAGAGCAAATCAAAATCTTGATTTCCGATGAAGAAATTGCACAGCATTTGAATATCACACAAGGCACGCCTTGTTTCCAGATTGCAACGCAAACATTTTTGGCGTCTGAAGAAGTCGTGGAGTTTTCTCTGGCCTATTTCCGCGGAGACCGCGTTGAATTCTTCATAGAACGCGACTATGAATAGAGGGGGATTGAAGGATGAAAGCTTTAATCATAAACGCCGATGATTTTGGACTTTCAAGAGGAGTGAACCTCGGCATCATTGAGGCGTTCCAGCGCGGAGTTCTCAC is a window encoding:
- the celB gene encoding PTS cellobiose transporter subunit IIC: MKQNKIMTFIESKIMPIAGRIGSQRHLIAIRDGFIAIMPLIIIGSLAILVNQFPIPAFQDFMTGLFGEGWTAAGGAVWNGSFAILSLLAVAAVSFKLAESYRTDGLSAALIGVGAFAVLTPTTEDFGFSMTWLGAQGLFVGLITALLSTEAFRLFSQNEKLKIKMPDGVPDGVTKSLNALLPAAVILAAAGLLNTLIVYFSGQSLHELVFSTIQEPLQGLSNTVGSALVFTFLNHLLWFFGLHGTNILGPIMESIYLPLIQENQHLFSQGMSAFEVPYIVTKPFFDSYVFMGGSGTTLALLAAIFIGVKSKHYKTIGKVSAAPGFFNINEPVLFGLPIVLNPIMFIPFILIPLVLTVTSYIALASGLVPKTVAILPWTTPPIVSGYLVTGGSIRGVFLQIFNLALAVLLYLPFIKAAERAALLTNRK
- a CDS encoding 6-phospho-beta-glucosidase, which gives rise to MGLKLVVIGGGSSYTPEIIEGVIKRHHHFPVKEIVLVDIEEGAEKVRITSELAKRMIKRADVPIELSYTTDRAQALKHADFVTVQIRVGGLKARALDEKIPLSHGLIGQETNGAGGIFKALRTIPAMLDIARDIKEICPEAWLINFTNPAGIVTEALLKHGPHQKVIGVCNIPYNMKNSIAEIFRVDADRVMIEFAGLNHFVFGQRVWIDGVDRTEETIDHLLNDTLDYSPSNIAMLPWNRQFLRSLRMLPNPYHQYYYQYEDVLAKDIEAYQNNGTRADAVMEIEKQLFETYKNTDIHEKPKELESRGGAYYSESACSLMTSLYQHSLDIQTVNTLNKGSIPDLPHDAVIEVNSVITKSGPMPLTVGKLPDSISGAVISMKKFEQLVIKAAVTGDENTLYSAMIMNPLIPSDHKAQTVMNEMLEAHKHDLPQFFEEAKVR
- a CDS encoding GntR family transcriptional regulator, whose product is MAKQPQLHSRIKQDIVDKIESGYYPPGSLLPTESEFCKIYDVSRTTLRTALNHLLMEGAIYRKQGKGTFVAKGKVKQILSSSHLRYADQLKAQGMKPKIKVVDLQKIKPSKKIQDRLGIDGEQLVYQVKRIRYADEEEIQFETAFVRADLVPEITEEMANISLYQCISSQGNTIKRTEEQIKILISDEEIAQHLNITQGTPCFQIATQTFLASEEVVEFSLAYFRGDRVEFFIERDYE